The genomic stretch CCCTATATAAGTTTTGTAGCTGCTTCTTAAAACAGAGTGATTTTagccataataataaattaatagaagaTAAATTTTTCAGGTGACACAATACcctttataaaatgaaaaatacattataatttgagAAGTAGCTTTATGAGATGTAATAAAGACATGGcaatttcttttattcaaactttTCTCCATCAGAATATTGaggcattttaaattaatactgtaaATAGATTGTTGGTTACAaagaaaaagcatttttttaaatttataatttaataatgaactaattttacaaatgtttggCTGAAGTATGGTATGtcatataaaacaaacttttatttattgttgtagctttaaaaatatatttatttttataaaagccagAAATGTACATTGATCAAAACAATCATCTGTATTACCAGtgctattataatttttaatccatTGTTATTGTTTGCGCTCTTGTCATACTTGTGAATCTCCTGTTCATAATAACAGGTTGTTTGTTGTGATTGAACACTAACTACTGAGTTATTAACCCGGGAGCACTCGCGCTATTAGATTGAATCTAAcgtattttttgtgttatataacattttttttatttgttatcttacaaCACTGAACCCTTAATTTATGCTTCTATGGGTATGTCTGCTGCATATTGCATCATGTTTAGACAGTAGAAGTCGTGGGGTGGGGCGTCATGGTGGGGGGGCGGACGCTCCTCTCAGGTTATTAGTTTCAACCTAACAGCGCGAGTGATCACGTCAGCCCAGTGTTAGGAGCGATCTAACGGTGAGAGTGATCGCGTAACTGCCAGTTTAAATCCATCAGTTtagtgatttttcttgtttttcagtTTGCTTTTGAGTTATATTTCGTAGATTGCTCTTTTATGactttacaattattgcaatGAATGAAGACCATGAAAAAGCCGTTCTTTGTTGGTTGGAGGATGTTAGATTCGATCTAACAACGCGAGTTCTTGCCTAACTTCTTGTAGCGCGAGTTTTCGCAGGTtaaattactttaacaaattgttattctttttaaacACTCTGTGTGAAGTAACCTCAATATGGCATATTTGATGTAGTGTAGTAAGAGTTATttgtcattacacattacaaatttaataacacttttgaacatttaaaaacacattaatcCAGCAccattaacttaattatatttttgaacttatAGACAGACACTACCTTGAGATGGTGAGGCAATCTGTTGAACATTTCATAccttcattttaataaaactattttttccaaaatttaaggAACAACTTTTGGAACAAATTGTTACTAACTTTAACTTGTGTCTAGTGTTATGCTCATGTACAGAGTTGTGAAATTTTCAGATGAAACCTTAATAGGTGCTTCCCAGTGGTTTCGATCTAATGGATTtcttttaaatgaagaaaagacacaaaatataatttttagcttgAAACCTTATTTGGCCCCTCTTGATAACAGTTTTAGctccaatataaaatttttaggaatgtaTATAGATAACCAACTAAACTGGAACCAACATACAGAATATATAAGCAAGAGGCTTTCTAGAGTTATTTACCTGTTAGGTCGCCTTAAGAGTGCTGTTCCTAAAAACTATGTGAGGACTGCCTATTTTGCGtatttccaagcagtttttcgaaatggtttaatattttggGGCAACTGCTCAGGAACTGAAGACAtcttaattcttcaaaaaaaaaccaataaaagtaaTGACTAATTCTCAACCGCTGGaacattgtaaaccactttttattctgttatagATTCAAACAGTTAtcaatctatatattatatttgatttaattaactatttctaaaaaatccaaaatttttaaaatttaacaacgaaATAAAACTTTGTGGTCCTGCAAAGTAGACAAATTGTTTGTGTAACAAAACAGACAAGACGTACATAGAGGGcagtaattattttagtaatttggATTCTTGTGCGTTTTACAACTATTgatttacagtaaattataaagttaaaccaataataagtattttgatcttacaaattgtaaattatatgacGTCCTTAATTTATGTTAGCCTGGGATTTATTACACCATGATAAAAATTGTACAGGTATGATTTAGAACTGTAAATATAGAACTTTTATCTTGATATAAAATTCAGTGCATTGAAAATACTTtaccacaaaaatatattaaatgttcaaatttaaataaaaactgattgacttggtataaatatatacaattttatacatgcAGAGCACAAGCTTTACATTTTGATACATCTTAAACAATTAGGAATTTTTCCAATGTGAGAACGTAGGTCTTAAATGATATACAACATCACACCAGATGTAGCCTTGTCTATTTCTGCTTTTCATCAGTGAAATGTACATCAAGAAATCTCCATTCTCAGTTGAAAATTACTCTCATAGATTAAGAGGGCACTAgttacttttaacactttttaataaatttaaactgtgttGTGAATAGGAACTAAATCCATAAAATTCACTATAGAaacttagattttattttttcaatgctAATGAGTTgtaaacagtattattataagttaatactAATGGTTTATATCTTATATTCAATTTAGAGtttcttatataaaaacataaagttatgttattaactccacttatagggttatctattatatattaatgtaatgaaagtaactaaaacccttttaaaaatgtttttattacatactcgtgtttcggtttttaagcatcatcagtgtacattaacctctaaataaataaataaataataaacaattagatatacacatgtggatcttttaaacatatgttaaatttaaatgacacagttgtaattttcttattagtaatctgtatttaatattttaattttttcaaaaattggatttgtcttttatttttcagattactatttaaaatgttatgaggatctttattataatttagatagatatgtaattcttcttttgtgtttaatttctctcctttcctttcgatatctaaaatttccatgttcttttcaatatttgtgtagttacggtcagtctccaataagtgttcagcaaaatttgattttattgtagacatgttatttgttttcaaagcttgtatgtgttctttaaaccttttattaaaatttcttccagtttgcccaatataatagctttcacagtcactacagttaattttgtatactccagattgtttgtataattcttgtttgtcatcattttggttcactttgttttcaataagtttaaatgtattatttcttgtttgttgactgatggagaattttgaattttgaaaggtttttcgaacagctttgtttaatttagtattgaatggtacacatatatatttctgaatttctgtagtattatgattaggtagtattttgttggttctccatcagtcaccaaacaagaaataatacatttaaacttattgaaaacaaagtgaaccaaaatgatgacaaacaagaattatacaaacaatctggagtatacaagaTTAACtttagtgactgtgaaagctattatattgggcaaactggaagaaattttaataaaaggtttaaagaacacatacaagctttgaaaacaaataacatatctacaataaaatcaaattttgctgaacacttattggagactgaccataactacacaaatattgaaaagaacatggaaattttagatatcgaaaggaaaggagagaaattaaacacaaaagaagaattacatatctatctaaattataataaagatcctcataacattttaaatagtaatctgaaaaataagacaaatccaatttttgaaaaaattaaaatataaaatacagattactaataagaaaattacaactgtgtcatttaaatacATGTGTTTAAAAgatccacatgtgtatatctaattgttttattatttatttatttatttagaggttaatgtacactgatgatggttaaaaactaaaacacgtgtatgtaataaaaagatttttaaaagggttttagttactttcattacattaataaaaacataaagatttgTTTTACTGTAATTACACAAGAAAACCAATTCAGCATACATGAGAACAACAGATGGAAACATAAGTTTCTTATGGGGAAAACATTTAAGTTTCACTTCATTACAATTAAATGCAAAACCAATTCAGCATACATATAAGAACAACTGATGGAAACATGAATTTCTTATTgggaaaaatttaagtttcattttactataactatatgataaaataatttagcatacatgaaatattttaattaaattacaactgattacaatgtaacatttcaaaaactGTCTTAATCATGCATACgagtatatgtttatatttcacaCTGTAACAAATTCAAGACTCATAAATTTTCCAATTTACCAGTTCATACCATGTTAAAAATTTGCTAACACAAGTATCATCTCGagcaaaaacactaaaaataaaattataaattgggaACTGAAATTTCCATTCTGATAATGTTAAAGTAACTATTCTGAATTTCCAAAATTGTGTTTGTATGGTATTAACCAGTTGTATGGATTAGTTTTTCTTTCCTGTTCCATGAGAAAATTGTAGTGTATGATTTCCATCTCTAACATCACTCAACACCTGTTCTGTTACAGAGGAGGGTGTTCGTCTACCACGTGCCACCTGTGACCTGCTCAGTTTCTCTATCAACGGCAACTCTCTGAACCACGCCGCCTGTGCTGCTCACTGCCTCGCTCTCAGGAGAGGGTTCCGAGGCGGCAGGTGCAGGGACGGCGTCTGCCACTGCCGCAAGTGAGGATGGCAGCGGTTCACTCTTCCATAGTCATCATCATTACTTATACCCTAGTCATCTTCAATTaatgattttttcaataaagcTCAATTAAGATTAAATAGTGTTCTGTTTGTTCCTAttctaaaatttcttatttaaataagcAGCTTCACGTTGTGGATACCTAAATGTAAAGAGAACTTTGTCTATTATGTAACCCACATACTGATTTTGGTTTTATTCCCAAAAAGTGGTCTTGTTCTAAATGGTCCAGTTAAATTGTTCAAGAATCttctaatttacaaatatttttaaggagAAATATTTCACTTTCTTTTGTAAATGCATGAGAGAAGAAAATGACTTATGTTGTCTGTGGGTTGAAGATCTATGGAtatcaatgaataaaaaatgaCTTGATTTTCACCGCTGTTTTATAGGAACACTGAAATTATTCAGTTTGAAGTGGACTATTTGATTTTTCATCTCTAAAATTCTACAGCTtgtccattaaaaaaatgtacatggTTGAAATCGTAGTCTACATAACCAAAAGTACATAAATTGTAAGAGGGTTTGTGTggggtttattatttttacgcAATAATAAAGTAGAAACTATGTTTCCCATTTTATTCCAAAATCAGCACTTTTAAGTGGATGTCAAAATTTACAGTAACCATTGTACACCTAGTTTGCAAAATTGAGTAATCTGTATCTACTGTTCCTGAAGTGTATAAATTCGAAAACTTTGGTACAAATGATGTACTAACTATtggaaaaatttcaattcaaaattctacATGTGCCGACAAGCACGtgttcatatgttttatttcataccaaattgtaatgttttgttGGTAACAGCCTCAATTATCACTGACTAATAGCTATTGATTATCATTTTACTCTTGTATATtgcaagataatttttaaataattatatttaatcaataaaactcCTTTTTTATAAGAAGAAGGAAGCATGTTCAGTTAGTATGCCTCTTTATGTTGATTTGTTATCTTGGTCTATCACAGCAaggtttatttaattcaaataaaccTAGGTTGGTCAGAGTcagttatattacaaaatttaattttatctaaagtATATATGCTGAGTTGTACTCAAActattcaaatagtttttgaattattGTGTACAGAAATTATACTTAATGTTatacagataaatattaaaagttatatgaCAAGTATTTGGTTTTCCACTTATTCATATTAGTTTACTACTTGACACAGATGTGGACAATGGATAAAAACTTAGGGCTCTGTGGTATACTGGTAGCATTCTCGTctcataaaaaaaagaaaataaacgtGTTATGCAGGGACTATACTAAGAAGAATGTGTGACACCATGTAAATCAGTATGGCTACTCTAAGGCATACTAAAACCACTCATGAAACGAGTAGTAACTTCTGTAATTTCAAAGtggagtttttatattttctttgaataCAGTCAAAGTCATTCCAGTTCTAAAAAAGACGAACCTTACCTTACAATTTAACTATCACCCAATTTCAATTCTTaagttttcaagaaaataaaaaaatatattctgtgaaatgtttatgaaatacctggaatataatgaaattttgtgTCCAGCAGAGCAATTTGGGTTCAGAGAAAACAGTCAATTAATGCTATAAACagttatatagaaaatatatttgtttgtggATTACGAAGTTGAAAACATGTGCTTAAcatatttcttgacctctcaAAAGTGTTTTAACCATGAAAAATTGTTGCACAAGCAGTTAGAAAAATTTCACTCACTCTTATGGCTCGCTTCTTACATCAAGGATTGAGATTCAGGTGTCCCTTTCTAGAAaactaactccacaaagtttttgggGATGTTTCTTGATAGTGGATTGTCTGGGAAGATCATATTGATAACATCTGCGCTAAAAGTAGCTCAAGCATAAATTCAATGCATCACCTAGCTAAGTTCTGATTTCCAGAAGTTTGAAGCTTACCCTATTATGACTTAATATATCCATCTGTGACAGATGTTCACCAAGAACAGGTACAACTTTCAAAGCCAGTAATAAAGACTAACACAAGGTAGGAGCATGCCAAACCTCTATCACTTAACAGGCCTCGCTGAGACTGCACACAAAACTTCACCTAAATCACACTTCACTCGTCTGTACCTAAATATTCCTATGTTACATGGTAGaatgtcatatgattatactcagtttatttacaaatttatttactctgcaattttctcattgccatcatagttatcCATAAGGATCATGTAAAAACGGTCAGCCAAATCCATTTCATGCATTCGTCATCGAATtcaattttgattaaatgttGCAGACATACAAACACAGATAAATGAAGTTTTTCCAGTCCCTCAAGTCGTAGGCTTTATTAAAACAGCTAATTATTTCTTTTTCCACAATAAGCTggtattaaccaaattaatacatTCCTCTGAAAGAATTGTAAATTTAGTGAACCATAAAGAGCTCAAAACTTGTCACAAGTGTCTCCTTGATATGCAATACATTTTACTCTATTGATAAGTTAATAATGAGGCACTGGACATCTAAATATGCTGGTTTTGAAGTCAGTGTGTTTTTCTAGAAAATGTGTATATAATGCAATTCTTAGCTATAGAACACAACAATATACTAACCTACAATATTTTGGTCTTAATTAGACTAATAGTTTTGACATCAAGAAATCCTTTCCAATAGTTTATTGTTATCATCCATTTTTTGATGGAGAAGTTTAAGAAAATATGATAGTTTAGATgtagtagaataaaaaaaattgaagaactATTCAATCACATCCAACAATCATGGTTAACACAGAAGCCATAATTATATGTCTAAACCGAAATATTGAACATTTGCTTTTTTTGGTAAGAGCAAGAAAaccattatatataaatagtttaattctaTGTATTTGATGGCTCgtaatattatttgaacattttaatgccTCCTTAttcatatagaaaataaaatcgtttcaattagtatttattatatatacagacACCATGGTAACCTTTAGTTAGCCTCTTTGACGTACCATGATAAGTAACACTATATAAAACATCTAGGACATtctttacatatttgaaaataatatatgtgtttaCTAAATAGTATATGTGTGTTTACAAATTGTATTTCATACATTCATCtgttatgttgttttattgaaactatgtaaaacagttatattttcctctgtaataaaatttgaaaatgatttcTTTGATTTCCTCTCAAGAAGGATTGAAACAACACtagttttatttcagtgtttaaaaaatgttctggGGGATTTCTCAGTCCTTCCATGGTGTACTTTATCCTCCAAACAATCTCCCATCCTGACTGTACTATTACCTGATTGACTGTTATCCTGTTGGTGAAGATTTTCGGGTATTATTTACTTCCAGAAATGATACgtaaacagaaaaaaatcattatttattatcttcaataGCCTGAAATGCACAATTCTCACAAAAGGCCTTATTCAAGAACATGTAAAAAAagccaaataaaataattgaaatatataaaataatcgggtaataaaattaaatttttattaaaactatataatcttAAAATTGATTATACGATTTTGACACCAACTTTTATCTAAACATATTAGTACttacataacataattaattagataaactattaaaatccttaataaactcctgtaaaattattatatttccttATTATAATACACAATACATGTTGTTTAGAACATCCTGATAAAAATGGTTAGTTacagaatattttgtttcagaaagaaaataaattacttaaaaattcagCAATCTTCCTCAATAATCTTGCTACAAAACTGTTTAAGGATAA from Homalodisca vitripennis isolate AUS2020 chromosome 2, UT_GWSS_2.1, whole genome shotgun sequence encodes the following:
- the LOC124355185 gene encoding defensin coprisin-like, encoding MYFSVSVCLCLVLGAVLTTAAPSELSLEEQHFEEGVRLPRATCDLLSFSINGNSLNHAACAAHCLALRRGFRGGRCRDGVCHCRK